From Saprospiraceae bacterium, one genomic window encodes:
- a CDS encoding NAD-dependent deacylase — MKKPRLVILTGAGMSAESGIKTFRDADGLWEGHDVMEVASPQGWHRNPELVLDFYNQRRRQLLLAEPNSAHKGLVTLESSHEVQIITQNVDDLHERAGSQHVLHLHGELLKVRSTLYPHLVYDWSGDLVLGDVCERGAQLRPHIVWFGENVPLLEKAAELCAAADVLVIIGSSLQVYPAAGLMSYADPGIPVYYIDKNPAVNFELRRMAHLKIWNLLATEGVEQLISDLTP, encoded by the coding sequence ATGAAGAAACCCAGATTGGTGATATTGACCGGAGCCGGCATGAGTGCTGAAAGTGGAATTAAGACCTTCAGAGATGCGGATGGATTGTGGGAAGGTCACGATGTCATGGAGGTGGCTTCGCCACAGGGATGGCACAGAAATCCCGAGTTGGTGCTTGATTTTTACAACCAAAGGAGGAGACAGCTGCTCCTGGCAGAACCAAATTCAGCGCACAAGGGATTGGTGACACTGGAATCAAGTCATGAGGTTCAAATTATCACACAAAATGTAGATGATTTGCATGAGCGCGCAGGAAGTCAGCATGTTTTGCACCTGCATGGAGAGTTGTTAAAGGTGAGGAGTACTCTTTACCCCCATTTGGTGTATGATTGGTCGGGAGACCTTGTTCTCGGAGATGTTTGTGAAAGGGGAGCTCAGCTGAGACCGCATATTGTTTGGTTTGGGGAAAATGTACCCTTGCTGGAAAAAGCAGCAGAGCTCTGTGCGGCTGCGGATGTTTTGGTGATTATAGGGAGCTCTCTTCAAGTTTATCCGGCAGCCGGCCTGATGTCCTATGCAGATCCAGGGATTCCGGTGTATTACATTGATAAAAACCCTGCAGTAAACTTTGAACTAAGGAGAATGGCCCATTTGAAAATTTGGAATCTTTTGGCGACCGAAGGAGTGGAACAATTAATATCAGATTTGACCCCTTAA
- the rmuC gene encoding DNA recombination protein RmuC — MELIYIILAILVILIIINILLSYNAGKKQTGTELAELKSSIQTLTTNLKDTEKNLKDEFVINRKESAETATGLRTEIGNQLNKFTQTFSDQLGNLTKSNEEKLEAIRKTFEEKLVDFQKSIETNNKESRTELKNNLEAFKKELNDALQDYKERMREQFSDFTKNQNVQNLANSEKIADLKNSLENSVKTMQEGNEKKLEEMRKTVDEKLNETLEKRLGESFKQVSDRLEAVHKGLGEMQTLAVSVGDLKKVMSNVKSRGVLGEYQLQNIIEDLLTNEQYEKNVKTKVGSGAVVEFAIKMPHGNNLEKTLWLPIDSKFPKEDYEALVDAYEKGDLEKIDEYRKAFINGIKKNAKDIKEKYIDPPNTTEYGIMFLPYESLFGEVLRVPGLFEQLQKDYKITITGPTTLSALLNSLQMGFRTLAIEKRSSEVWDLLGAVKTEFGQFGTILEKTKKKLDEASNVIDSAGVRTRAIERKLRNVQELPGNETKLILDNYSDEERINSSLQNLEDQ, encoded by the coding sequence ATGGAACTCATTTACATAATACTCGCCATTCTGGTAATTCTTATCATCATAAATATCCTGCTTTCTTACAATGCTGGTAAAAAGCAAACTGGTACCGAATTAGCCGAACTTAAGTCTTCTATCCAAACCCTTACAACAAATCTGAAGGACACCGAAAAAAATTTAAAAGATGAGTTTGTCATCAACCGTAAAGAAAGTGCAGAAACAGCAACAGGTTTAAGAACAGAAATTGGCAATCAGCTGAATAAATTCACACAAACATTTTCAGACCAACTTGGTAACCTTACCAAATCCAACGAAGAAAAGTTAGAAGCCATCCGCAAAACCTTTGAAGAAAAATTGGTGGACTTTCAGAAAAGCATTGAAACAAATAACAAAGAGAGCAGAACAGAACTCAAAAATAATTTGGAGGCATTTAAGAAGGAACTAAACGACGCTTTGCAAGATTACAAGGAGAGAATGAGAGAGCAGTTCTCAGATTTTACAAAAAATCAAAATGTCCAGAATTTGGCCAATAGTGAGAAGATTGCAGATTTAAAAAATTCACTCGAGAATTCCGTCAAAACCATGCAGGAAGGCAACGAGAAGAAGTTGGAAGAAATGAGAAAAACAGTGGATGAAAAACTCAACGAAACTTTGGAAAAACGCCTTGGTGAATCTTTTAAACAAGTCAGCGACCGATTGGAAGCAGTCCACAAAGGATTGGGTGAAATGCAAACCCTGGCGGTCAGTGTGGGGGATTTGAAAAAGGTCATGAGCAATGTAAAATCAAGAGGTGTTTTGGGCGAATATCAGTTGCAAAACATCATCGAAGATTTGCTGACCAACGAGCAATACGAAAAGAATGTAAAAACCAAAGTGGGTAGCGGTGCAGTGGTAGAGTTTGCCATAAAAATGCCCCACGGCAACAATTTAGAAAAAACACTTTGGCTTCCCATTGATTCCAAATTTCCAAAAGAAGATTATGAAGCACTTGTGGATGCTTACGAAAAAGGGGATCTGGAAAAAATTGATGAATACCGAAAAGCATTTATCAACGGAATCAAGAAAAACGCGAAGGACATCAAGGAAAAATACATAGACCCACCCAATACCACAGAATATGGCATTATGTTTTTGCCCTACGAAAGTTTGTTTGGTGAAGTATTGAGGGTTCCCGGACTTTTTGAACAATTGCAAAAAGATTATAAAATCACCATCACCGGTCCAACAACCTTGAGCGCATTGCTGAATAGTTTGCAAATGGGATTTAGAACATTGGCCATCGAAAAACGAAGCAGTGAGGTATGGGATTTATTGGGCGCTGTAAAGACAGAGTTTGGACAATTTGGTACCATCCTTGAAAAAACCAAGAAAAAACTGGACGAGGCATCAAATGTCATAGACTCAGCTGGTGTCAGAACAAGGGCCATAGAAAGAAAGCTGCGCAATGTACAGGAATTGCCCGGTAATGAAACAAAACTGATCTTGGATAATTACAGTGACGAAGAGAGAATCAATTCATCTTTACAAAATTTGGAAGACCAGTAA
- a CDS encoding right-handed parallel beta-helix repeat-containing protein, with amino-acid sequence MKKSILFLAFWISFSYKADCIHYYISSSLGNDGWSGRLPVPNASRTDGPKSSVQAFQQLINNTAGAGDSVWLRKGDSWTSTSGFVTNHAHGNPQVNLFIGAYGTGNLPILYFDGQGNVFTIRGFDDQPSSYLHIKDLEINTRATNNRPTGIWVGEGWYPNKPHHIILDGLHVKNCSNGMILYDRDIIVQNCVLSNNGNNNTGQGIFCSARNVVFRNNVLDNNGSGSVFVHSMYISQTDSITIEGNEIKNADDGLKLRTTNHLIVRNNIIHDTRIHTIHLGGDEAGGLRNAIIEGNWVYNAPQGLRIASESGNQTQLTENVIVRNNIFPAMIHISNNGPVKDIFIYNNLLHSGGSLPTLFLCQAVNPINLQVRNNIFYKTTASNNHSLLLFNSASGFNGIALDHNLYHFPVGSENIITLGNTSFKTLSHFKNQYPNMEIHGQQGDPHFVNPGTDFRPSPTSLLAIDRGADLSGLVDFDFDQRQRPLDGDGIGGTAWDIGPYEFCCVSSSDQGSESDAAVWIAPNPVQDRLQVFHPGNSLQKIIICNMVGQELISFDAEDELTEINVKDLPSGFYLLYHLSDHKRIGRIGFVK; translated from the coding sequence ATGAAAAAATCTATCTTGTTCCTGGCATTCTGGATCTCTTTCTCTTATAAGGCAGATTGCATCCACTATTATATTTCATCGAGTCTCGGAAACGATGGCTGGTCTGGTCGTTTGCCAGTACCCAATGCATCCCGGACCGACGGCCCTAAAAGCAGCGTACAGGCGTTTCAACAATTGATCAATAATACTGCGGGAGCCGGTGACAGCGTATGGTTGAGAAAGGGTGATTCCTGGACCTCCACCAGCGGATTTGTGACCAATCATGCGCATGGCAACCCACAGGTTAATTTGTTTATTGGAGCTTACGGAACGGGCAATTTGCCCATCCTCTATTTTGATGGACAGGGTAATGTATTCACCATCCGGGGATTTGACGATCAGCCAAGTTCCTATCTGCACATCAAAGATCTCGAAATCAATACCAGAGCCACCAACAACCGTCCTACTGGAATATGGGTAGGTGAAGGCTGGTATCCCAACAAACCTCATCATATCATTCTGGATGGTTTGCATGTCAAAAATTGCAGCAACGGCATGATCTTATACGACCGCGACATCATTGTGCAAAATTGCGTACTCAGCAATAACGGCAATAACAACACAGGTCAGGGTATTTTTTGCTCTGCGAGAAATGTCGTCTTTCGCAACAATGTCCTGGACAATAACGGAAGCGGTAGCGTATTTGTGCACAGCATGTATATCAGTCAGACGGACAGCATCACCATTGAGGGCAACGAAATTAAGAATGCCGATGATGGACTCAAACTCAGAACAACCAACCATCTGATCGTGAGAAATAATATCATCCACGACACACGCATCCATACCATCCATTTGGGTGGTGATGAAGCTGGTGGGTTGCGCAACGCCATTATTGAAGGCAATTGGGTCTATAATGCACCTCAGGGATTGCGGATTGCTTCTGAGTCAGGAAACCAAACCCAGCTTACGGAAAATGTCATCGTAAGAAATAATATTTTTCCTGCCATGATCCACATCTCAAACAATGGTCCGGTAAAAGATATTTTTATTTACAATAATCTGCTGCACTCGGGTGGCAGCCTTCCCACTTTATTTTTATGCCAGGCTGTAAACCCAATCAATTTGCAAGTGCGAAATAATATTTTTTACAAAACGACAGCGAGCAATAATCACTCCCTGCTCCTGTTTAATTCTGCCAGCGGATTCAACGGCATCGCATTGGATCACAATCTTTACCATTTTCCTGTCGGAAGCGAAAACATTATTACCTTGGGAAATACCTCTTTCAAAACACTAAGTCATTTCAAAAACCAGTACCCCAATATGGAAATACACGGCCAGCAGGGCGATCCGCATTTTGTAAATCCCGGAACTGATTTTCGGCCAAGCCCCACCAGTTTGCTGGCGATCGATCGCGGAGCAGATCTGTCGGGTCTGGTGGATTTTGACTTTGATCAAAGACAAAGACCCTTGGACGGTGATGGAATTGGCGGAACGGCCTGGGATATAGGTCCCTATGAATTTTGTTGTGTTTCTTCTTCCGATCAAGGTTCAGAATCAGATGCAGCAGTTTGGATTGCTCCCAATCCGGTGCAAGACAGACTCCAGGTATTTCATCCGGGAAATTCCCTTCAAAAAATCATCATCTGCAATATGGTAGGACAGGAGTTAATCTCATTTGATGCTGAGGATGAGTTGACTGAAATAAATGTGAAAGATCTTCCATCTGGTTTTTATTTGTTGTATCACTTATCAGATCATAAGAGGATTGGAAGAATTGGTTTTGTGAAATAG
- the dinB gene encoding DNA polymerase IV: MYDRAILHLDLDSFFVSVECLKNSALRGKPLIVGGTSNRGVVAACSYEARAFGVHSAMPMKMALRLCPQALVLRGDMDSYSHYSGLVTEIIESEAPVFEKASIDEFYLDLSGMDRYFGCMKWSAELRQKITRESGLPISFGLSVNKLVSKIGTGEAKPNGTREVPAGTEKGFIAPLSTAKIPGLGKETYKKLSFMGVRTIQLLSEIPIKLLERQFGENGRSLWMHANAIDSRPVIPYHEAKSISKERTFEQDTLDLGRIRTMLLDMTEKLAFELRDSGKLCSVVTVKIRYADFNTFTRQQKISYTSLDRQLWPMVWQLFEKVYERRQLIRLIGVKFSGLIYGSPQLDLFEDTGEQISLMRQIDHIRHRWGYEALKRGVMVKPEKKILTGE; the protein is encoded by the coding sequence ATGTACGACAGGGCAATACTTCATCTGGATCTGGATTCCTTCTTTGTATCTGTAGAGTGTTTGAAAAACAGCGCTTTGCGGGGAAAACCCCTCATTGTAGGCGGGACGAGCAACCGCGGGGTGGTGGCGGCCTGCAGCTATGAGGCCCGTGCCTTTGGGGTGCACTCCGCCATGCCCATGAAAATGGCCCTGAGGCTCTGTCCCCAGGCCCTGGTACTCAGGGGCGATATGGACAGCTACAGCCATTATTCGGGCCTGGTCACAGAGATCATCGAAAGCGAAGCCCCTGTGTTTGAGAAGGCCTCCATCGATGAGTTTTATCTGGACCTCAGCGGCATGGACCGTTACTTTGGCTGTATGAAGTGGTCTGCTGAACTAAGGCAGAAGATCACCCGCGAGAGTGGACTGCCCATCTCCTTTGGGCTTTCGGTCAACAAACTGGTGTCCAAGATAGGCACCGGAGAAGCCAAGCCCAATGGCACCCGTGAGGTCCCCGCCGGTACGGAAAAGGGGTTTATCGCCCCCCTGTCCACCGCCAAGATCCCCGGTTTGGGCAAGGAGACTTACAAGAAGCTCAGCTTTATGGGGGTGCGCACCATTCAGCTGCTCAGCGAAATACCCATCAAATTGCTGGAGCGACAGTTTGGAGAGAATGGCCGCAGTCTGTGGATGCACGCCAACGCGATCGACAGCCGTCCTGTCATCCCTTACCATGAAGCCAAATCAATCTCCAAAGAGCGCACCTTCGAACAGGATACCCTGGATCTGGGTCGCATCCGCACCATGCTCCTCGACATGACTGAAAAACTCGCTTTCGAGCTTCGCGACAGCGGCAAACTCTGCTCCGTGGTCACCGTCAAAATCCGCTATGCCGACTTCAACACCTTCACCCGTCAACAAAAAATATCTTATACCTCTCTCGATCGGCAACTCTGGCCAATGGTCTGGCAGCTTTTCGAAAAAGTCTACGAGCGCCGTCAACTCATCCGCCTCATCGGCGTCAAATTCAGCGGCCTGATCTATGGCAGCCCCCAGCTGGATCTCTTTGAAGATACCGGCGAACAAATCTCCCTGATGCGACAAATCGACCACATCCGTCATCGCTGGGGTTATGAAGCGCTTAAGCGCGGAGTGATGGTGAAACCGGAGAAGAAGATTTTAACAGGAGAATAG
- a CDS encoding TIGR02117 family protein, protein MNFRRITKGLKIFVLSLVGFILMYLALAFALSRIAVNEDVKPEDDLTIYILSNGVHTDIVVPVKTAAMDWTQWVKFEHTKAKDTSVQYVAFGWGDKGFYLETPTWAELKWSVAFKAAFALSTSAIHASFYHHLEESENCKRIRISEKQYLQLVRYIQKSFKTDQSGQSIHIGTDANYNMHDAFYEAVGRYHLFKTCNTWANNALKSCGQKASLWTAFDSGIFYHYGE, encoded by the coding sequence ATGAACTTTAGGCGTATTACAAAAGGTCTAAAAATATTTGTATTGTCTTTGGTTGGCTTTATCTTGATGTACCTTGCCTTGGCTTTTGCCCTTTCGCGAATAGCGGTCAATGAAGATGTAAAACCAGAAGATGATCTCACGATTTATATCTTGTCCAACGGAGTTCACACCGACATTGTAGTGCCAGTTAAAACAGCCGCAATGGACTGGACCCAATGGGTTAAATTCGAACACACCAAAGCAAAGGACACGAGCGTACAATACGTGGCCTTTGGTTGGGGTGACAAAGGTTTTTACCTTGAGACACCCACCTGGGCGGAGCTGAAGTGGAGTGTGGCTTTTAAGGCTGCATTTGCATTGAGCACTTCTGCCATTCACGCCAGCTTTTATCATCACTTGGAAGAAAGTGAAAATTGCAAAAGGATCCGAATCAGCGAGAAGCAATACCTACAACTTGTCCGGTACATTCAAAAAAGCTTCAAAACAGACCAGTCCGGGCAATCCATTCACATTGGCACTGACGCAAATTATAACATGCACGATGCCTTCTACGAAGCAGTAGGTCGCTATCATTTATTCAAGACCTGTAACACCTGGGCCAACAACGCATTAAAATCCTGCGGCCAAAAAGCCAGTCTTTGGACGGCATTTGACAGTGGGATTTTTTATCATTACGGGGAGTGA
- a CDS encoding TlpA family protein disulfide reductase, which yields MKNSFITLAAIAILIFLVRYFYFKPMLVFGQVAPDFATVSMEGDSLRLKDFTGHYLLIDFWGSWCAPCRAENPILSLLYARYKDQVFKSAKGIRFVSVALDNQPESVKSAIQKDGLAWSEHILEDQSMNGNVARLFGIKSIPMKYLIGPDGRIILADPDIKELDDYLAKDILKN from the coding sequence TTGAAAAATTCCTTCATCACCCTTGCGGCCATTGCCATATTAATTTTTTTGGTTCGATACTTTTATTTTAAGCCAATGCTGGTGTTTGGACAAGTGGCGCCTGATTTTGCAACGGTGTCCATGGAAGGTGACAGTCTCCGGCTTAAAGATTTTACAGGGCATTATCTGCTGATTGATTTTTGGGGTAGCTGGTGTGCTCCCTGCCGGGCTGAAAATCCAATTCTTTCCTTGCTATATGCCCGCTATAAGGATCAGGTTTTCAAGTCTGCCAAGGGTATCCGTTTTGTGAGTGTGGCTCTGGACAACCAACCTGAGTCTGTCAAATCAGCCATTCAGAAGGATGGACTTGCCTGGTCTGAGCATATTTTGGAAGATCAATCCATGAACGGTAATGTCGCCCGCTTATTTGGTATAAAAAGCATCCCCATGAAGTACCTGATCGGTCCTGACGGCAGAATCATTTTGGCAGACCCGGACATTAAAGAGCTGGATGACTATCTGGCCAAAGACATTTTAAAAAACTGA
- a CDS encoding nucleotide exchange factor GrpE, translated as MQPEDNKVTEDQPIDDNLTMDQDSDQLIIDVASIENNSNDEISKMKAELTEQKDKFLRLYAEFDNYKRRTVREKLDLIHTASKEVLFEILPVVDDLERARKLAEDQGDEAIFPEGIRLVYQKLMGVLKSKGVEAMESNGKEFDANDHEAITEIPAPDESMKGKIIDTVEKGYKIHDKILRFAKVVVGK; from the coding sequence ATGCAGCCAGAAGACAATAAAGTGACAGAAGATCAGCCAATAGATGACAATTTGACGATGGATCAGGATTCTGATCAGTTGATCATTGATGTAGCTTCCATTGAAAACAATTCTAACGATGAAATCTCTAAGATGAAAGCAGAGCTAACGGAGCAAAAAGACAAATTTCTGAGGTTGTATGCCGAATTTGACAATTACAAGCGGAGGACGGTCCGTGAAAAACTGGATTTGATCCACACGGCTTCAAAGGAGGTATTGTTTGAAATTTTGCCTGTGGTGGACGATTTGGAAAGGGCCAGGAAATTGGCTGAAGACCAGGGCGATGAGGCGATTTTTCCAGAGGGTATCAGATTGGTTTACCAAAAACTGATGGGGGTTTTAAAATCAAAAGGTGTGGAAGCCATGGAAAGCAATGGCAAAGAATTCGATGCCAATGATCACGAAGCCATAACGGAGATTCCTGCTCCGGATGAATCCATGAAGGGTAAGATCATCGACACCGTAGAAAAAGGTTATAAAATTCACGATAAAATCCTTCGTTTTGCGAAGGTGGTTGTGGGAAAATAA
- the dnaJ gene encoding molecular chaperone DnaJ, whose translation MAKRDYYEVLGVSKSANDEVIKKAYRKLAMQYHPDKNPGDKAAEEKFKEAAEAYEVLSNPDKKARYDRYGHAGVDPQSGGFGGQGGMTMDDIFEHFGDIFGESGGSPFESFFGGRGRSSRTSGGQKGSNIRIKVSLTLEEIATGISKKIKVKKQVACKICSGSGAKDAKSVKTCGTCNGSGYVRQVRSTFLGQMQTTTTCPTCNGSGQQIANNCTSCRGSGVEMGEETIEIQIPAGVEDNMQLSMRGKGNAGSNGGPAGDLLISIEQKPHESFSRDGMNIHYDLYVNFADAALGYQAEVPTLNNPVKIKLPPGTQSGKIFRLKGLGIPSVQSYDKGDQLIHINIWTPKNLTSEEKSMLEKMRQMPNFQPHPGTEEKGFFERMKEFFHG comes from the coding sequence ATGGCAAAAAGAGATTATTACGAGGTGCTGGGTGTCAGCAAAAGTGCCAACGATGAGGTCATCAAGAAAGCCTATCGAAAGTTGGCCATGCAGTACCACCCAGACAAAAATCCGGGTGACAAGGCGGCTGAAGAAAAATTTAAAGAAGCAGCTGAAGCCTATGAAGTATTGAGCAATCCGGATAAAAAAGCGAGGTATGACAGGTATGGTCATGCAGGCGTTGACCCTCAGTCCGGAGGTTTCGGAGGACAGGGCGGAATGACCATGGACGATATTTTTGAGCACTTTGGAGATATCTTCGGGGAGAGCGGTGGAAGTCCATTTGAATCCTTTTTTGGTGGCAGAGGCAGGTCGAGCCGAACATCCGGAGGCCAGAAGGGAAGCAATATCCGGATCAAGGTGTCCCTGACCCTTGAGGAAATTGCCACCGGCATCAGCAAGAAGATTAAAGTAAAGAAGCAGGTTGCTTGCAAAATCTGCAGTGGCTCCGGTGCCAAAGACGCCAAATCGGTCAAAACCTGTGGTACCTGCAATGGCTCCGGTTATGTCCGCCAGGTTCGAAGTACCTTCCTGGGTCAGATGCAGACCACGACTACCTGTCCAACTTGCAATGGATCCGGGCAGCAAATAGCCAACAATTGCACTTCATGTCGTGGAAGCGGTGTGGAAATGGGTGAGGAGACCATCGAAATCCAAATTCCAGCAGGCGTGGAGGACAATATGCAATTGTCGATGCGTGGAAAAGGGAATGCGGGATCCAATGGAGGCCCTGCAGGAGATTTGCTGATCAGTATCGAGCAAAAACCCCATGAATCTTTCTCAAGGGATGGCATGAACATTCATTATGATCTGTATGTCAATTTCGCCGATGCAGCACTAGGCTATCAGGCTGAAGTTCCCACCCTCAACAATCCAGTCAAAATCAAACTTCCACCGGGCACCCAAAGTGGAAAAATCTTCCGTCTGAAAGGTTTGGGTATCCCATCGGTGCAGAGTTATGACAAAGGCGATCAACTCATTCACATCAATATCTGGACTCCTAAAAATTTGACTTCTGAAGAAAAGTCCATGTTGGAAAAAATGCGCCAGATGCCCAATTTTCAACCACATCCCGGCACAGAAGAAAAGGGATTTTTTGAGCGCATGAAAGAGTTTTTTCATGGGTAG
- the ettA gene encoding energy-dependent translational throttle protein EttA — MADHKIIFSMSGVSKIIPPNRTILKDIWLSFFYGAKIGVLGLNGSGKSTLLKLIAGIDKNYQGKIEFDGNYKIGFLEQEPSLDESKTVKEIVQEGVQEIVDLLREYDEINLKFAEPMEDDEMNRLIERQGEVGEKLEILGAWELDNKLEVAMDALRCPEGDTKVRVLSGGERRRVALARLLLSNPDILLLDEPTNHLDAESVLWLEQFLSKFPGTVIAVTHDRYFLDNVAGWILELDRGEGIPWQGNYSSWLEQKSNRLANEEKQESKRKKALDKELEWVRMNPKGRQAKSKARLNAYEKMAGEETREKENKLDLFIPPGPRLGDVVIEVNGVSKGFGDRLLYDNVGFKIPKNAIVGIIGPNGVGKSTLFRMIMGQEKPDSGNIVIGETVKLAYVDQSHHDLLPDKTIYDIISGGLDIIKVGNAEVNARAYLSKFNFSGQDQSKKVGVLSGGERNRLHLAMTLKEGGNVLLLDEPTNDIDVNTLRSLEEAIDDFAGCVLVISHDRWFIDRLATHILSFEDEGQVVFFEGNFTDYEENKKQRLGNVTPHRPRFKNLMRI; from the coding sequence ATGGCAGACCATAAGATTATATTTTCGATGAGCGGTGTGAGCAAAATCATTCCTCCCAACCGCACGATATTAAAAGACATTTGGTTGTCTTTTTTTTATGGAGCAAAAATTGGAGTTCTGGGTTTGAATGGATCCGGTAAGTCCACCTTGCTCAAACTGATAGCAGGTATTGATAAAAACTATCAGGGAAAAATCGAATTTGATGGCAACTACAAGATTGGTTTTCTGGAACAAGAGCCCAGCTTGGATGAGTCCAAGACGGTCAAGGAAATTGTCCAGGAAGGTGTTCAGGAGATTGTCGATCTGCTCAGGGAATATGATGAGATCAACCTGAAGTTTGCCGAACCAATGGAGGATGATGAAATGAACCGCTTGATTGAACGCCAGGGTGAAGTCGGTGAAAAGCTGGAGATTCTGGGTGCCTGGGAATTGGACAACAAGTTGGAAGTGGCGATGGATGCTTTGCGTTGTCCGGAAGGCGATACCAAAGTGAGAGTGCTTTCGGGAGGAGAGCGAAGAAGGGTGGCGTTGGCCAGACTTTTGCTCAGCAATCCGGATATCTTATTGCTGGATGAACCCACCAACCATTTGGATGCAGAGTCTGTGCTTTGGTTGGAGCAGTTTCTCAGCAAGTTTCCAGGTACGGTCATTGCAGTCACGCACGACCGTTATTTTCTGGACAATGTAGCTGGTTGGATTCTTGAGTTGGACAGAGGCGAGGGAATTCCATGGCAGGGCAATTACTCTTCCTGGCTGGAGCAAAAATCCAACCGATTGGCCAATGAAGAAAAACAGGAAAGCAAGCGCAAAAAAGCACTCGACAAAGAATTGGAATGGGTGCGAATGAATCCGAAAGGTCGTCAGGCCAAATCCAAAGCCAGATTGAATGCGTATGAGAAAATGGCAGGTGAAGAAACCCGCGAAAAGGAAAACAAACTAGACTTGTTTATACCACCGGGTCCCAGACTTGGCGATGTCGTCATTGAAGTCAATGGTGTATCCAAAGGATTTGGTGACCGATTGTTGTATGACAATGTTGGTTTTAAAATTCCAAAAAATGCCATTGTGGGAATTATTGGCCCCAATGGCGTAGGAAAGTCCACTCTATTTAGAATGATCATGGGTCAGGAAAAACCGGACAGCGGAAATATTGTCATCGGAGAAACGGTGAAACTGGCTTATGTTGATCAAAGCCATCATGATCTCCTGCCGGATAAAACCATCTACGATATTATTTCCGGAGGATTGGATATCATCAAGGTGGGTAATGCAGAAGTCAATGCCAGGGCTTATTTGAGTAAGTTTAATTTTTCTGGTCAGGATCAAAGCAAGAAAGTGGGTGTTTTGTCCGGAGGGGAGAGAAACCGATTGCATTTGGCCATGACCCTCAAGGAGGGTGGCAACGTTTTATTGCTCGATGAACCAACCAATGACATTGATGTCAATACATTGCGTTCGCTGGAAGAAGCCATTGACGATTTTGCAGGTTGCGTGTTGGTGATCTCTCACGACCGATGGTTTATCGACCGACTCGCCACCCATATTTTGTCTTTTGAAGACGAAGGCCAGGTGGTGTTTTTTGAAGGTAATTTTACTGATTACGAAGAAAACAAGAAACAGCGATTGGGCAATGTTACGCCGCACAGACCCAGATTCAAGAATCTGATGCGGATTTAG